The following proteins are encoded in a genomic region of Bacillus sp. FJAT-22090:
- a CDS encoding TetR/AcrR family transcriptional regulator, whose amino-acid sequence MDRKQEILTAATKSFSLFGYKATTMDQIAKIANVGKGTIYTFFENKEVLFQEIVLQMIAEMKHEATKAIKEDGSFHKNAHAALMKMLEFRETHQLFVKIIDEEKELRTPTVQQVVQQVEQAIVSFVKEKIDKYIERGEIRQVNSELVAYLLLKTYLALVNDWNITHDQSLSEDEISTIIQDTIFRSLLI is encoded by the coding sequence ATGGATCGGAAGCAGGAAATACTAACAGCAGCAACGAAATCTTTTTCGCTTTTCGGTTATAAAGCTACAACAATGGATCAAATCGCCAAAATTGCAAACGTTGGAAAAGGAACTATTTATACATTTTTCGAAAACAAAGAAGTCCTTTTTCAAGAAATTGTCCTTCAAATGATAGCTGAAATGAAACATGAGGCTACGAAAGCGATTAAAGAGGATGGTTCGTTTCATAAAAATGCTCACGCGGCGTTGATGAAGATGTTGGAGTTTAGAGAAACACATCAGCTATTTGTAAAAATAATAGATGAAGAAAAAGAATTACGAACACCTACCGTTCAACAAGTAGTCCAACAAGTGGAACAAGCAATAGTTTCGTTTGTGAAAGAAAAGATTGATAAATATATAGAAAGAGGAGAAATTCGACAAGTTAATAGTGAACTTGTAGCATATTTACTATTAAAAACGTATCTTGCTCTAGTGAATGATTGGAACATAACTCATGACCAATCTTTATCGGAAGATGAAATTTCAACTATTATTCAAGATACTATCTTTCGTAGTCTCTTAATTTGA
- a CDS encoding response regulator transcription factor produces the protein MTTILVVDDEQDMRKLVEMHLQKAGLQVIQAENGNQAIELLQSTEIDLILLDVMMPEKDGFAVCEEIRQFSEVPIIFLTALDAKSDLVKGLQLGGDDYVVKPFTAMELTARINAILRRTGYSSNNDIITKGILVNDIVGRQLKRDGFKIVLTLKEYELIYLFMENEGKVFSREQLLELLWGIQYEGGTRTVDTHIKTLRLKLGEVAGKYIDTVWGIGYRFEVKE, from the coding sequence ATGACGACTATATTAGTTGTAGATGACGAACAGGATATGCGAAAACTAGTTGAAATGCATTTACAAAAGGCTGGCCTCCAAGTAATCCAAGCTGAAAACGGGAATCAAGCAATCGAACTTCTACAAAGTACAGAAATCGATCTTATTCTCTTAGATGTTATGATGCCTGAAAAGGATGGGTTTGCTGTTTGTGAAGAGATTCGTCAGTTTTCTGAAGTTCCTATTATTTTCTTAACAGCGCTTGATGCAAAGAGCGATTTAGTAAAAGGACTACAGCTTGGTGGAGATGATTATGTTGTAAAGCCATTCACGGCAATGGAGTTAACTGCTAGAATCAATGCAATACTTAGAAGAACTGGATATTCCTCGAATAATGATATTATAACAAAGGGAATATTAGTAAATGACATTGTGGGGAGACAACTCAAGAGAGATGGTTTTAAAATTGTCCTTACCTTGAAAGAATATGAACTCATCTATTTATTCATGGAGAATGAAGGAAAAGTTTTCTCTAGGGAGCAGTTGCTAGAATTGCTTTGGGGTATACAGTATGAAGGTGGTACACGCACTGTTGATACGCATATAAAAACGCTTCGTCTGAAACTTGGTGAAGTTGCTGGGAAATACATTGATACAGTTTGGGGAATAGGATATCGTTTTGAGGTTAAAGAATGA
- a CDS encoding sensor histidine kinase: protein MKKLSFKIWMLLLVFIATTIVFLVVFTNFLYEELYVQHTENSMKEVAENLHRTYDGGVVSDEFIKQTEEYNRFSNIEAFTVRNPRELSACVPFDIDYDSLIGAEERAELLAGNSVTKRGFESRFDREVVSVIYPLVDENRLEGIIYLYVPLTKITEMASKDVVFLIGIVSLLLIGMAYISLKSLQKVLTPLARLKEAALSMAGGNYTTRVNVESQDEIGELAQTFNQMAASIQEEDEKKRDFLSIVSHELRTPISYIKGYGEAFEQKLIPEEKQEEIYKLIVREADRMQKLTNDLLTVARAENDEDVETGPIVLAEAIREVIQLVQSNAYEKEISFIVTVDEDTILNVDEPKTKQILINVLENAIHYSPNRSSISISNKTTKKDTTIEIKDEGCGMEKEHLAHITERFYRVNKARSRSDGGTGLGLSIASQLVAIQKGKLEFSSEVGKGTTVYITLPIWEDSFE from the coding sequence ATGAAAAAGTTATCCTTTAAAATTTGGATGCTGTTGCTTGTCTTTATTGCTACTACCATTGTTTTCTTAGTCGTATTTACAAATTTTTTATATGAGGAGCTGTATGTGCAACATACGGAGAACTCTATGAAAGAGGTTGCAGAAAATTTACATCGTACATATGATGGTGGAGTTGTCTCAGACGAATTTATTAAACAAACAGAAGAGTATAATCGTTTTTCGAATATAGAAGCTTTTACTGTTCGAAATCCGAGGGAATTGAGTGCATGCGTTCCTTTCGATATCGACTATGACAGTTTAATAGGAGCAGAGGAGAGAGCAGAACTGCTTGCCGGTAATTCAGTTACGAAAAGAGGGTTTGAAAGTAGATTTGATCGAGAAGTTGTATCGGTTATTTACCCTCTTGTCGATGAAAATCGGTTAGAAGGAATTATTTATTTATATGTACCATTAACAAAAATAACCGAAATGGCATCTAAAGATGTTGTCTTTTTAATTGGGATTGTTTCTTTACTGTTAATAGGAATGGCTTATATTAGCCTAAAAAGTCTACAGAAAGTGTTAACACCATTGGCAAGGTTAAAAGAAGCAGCTCTTTCGATGGCAGGCGGAAATTATACTACTCGAGTGAATGTGGAGTCTCAAGATGAGATTGGTGAGCTCGCTCAAACCTTTAACCAAATGGCAGCATCTATACAGGAGGAAGATGAAAAAAAACGAGATTTCCTATCAATTGTTTCGCATGAATTAAGAACACCAATTAGTTATATAAAAGGTTATGGAGAGGCTTTTGAACAAAAGCTTATACCAGAAGAGAAACAAGAAGAAATTTATAAACTAATCGTTCGAGAGGCAGATCGCATGCAAAAGTTAACGAATGATTTGCTAACCGTTGCTAGAGCAGAAAACGATGAAGATGTCGAGACTGGACCGATTGTTTTAGCGGAAGCCATTCGTGAAGTAATTCAGCTCGTACAATCTAACGCTTATGAAAAAGAAATATCATTTATTGTAACGGTTGATGAAGATACCATATTAAATGTGGATGAACCGAAAACAAAACAAATTTTGATAAATGTTTTGGAAAATGCGATTCACTATTCGCCAAACCGGTCCAGTATAAGCATTAGCAATAAAACGACAAAAAAGGATACGACAATTGAAATAAAGGATGAAGGATGTGGTATGGAAAAAGAGCATTTAGCTCATATTACGGAGCGTTTTTACCGCGTGAATAAAGCAAGAAGTCGTTCAGACGGGGGCACAGGATTAGGACTTTCCATTGCCTCCCAATTAGTTGCTATTCAAAAAGGAAAGCTAGAATTTTCTAGTGAAGTTGGAAAAGGAACGACTGTATACATTACATTACCTATTTGGGAGGATTCATTCGAATGA
- the yhfH gene encoding protein YhfH, whose translation MLENVIEFFRNLPEKKCATCGETIEEQHECYGNQCDNCNSI comes from the coding sequence ATGTTAGAAAACGTAATTGAATTTTTCCGTAACCTGCCTGAGAAAAAATGTGCTACATGCGGTGAAACAATTGAAGAGCAGCATGAGTGCTATGGTAATCAATGTGATAATTGTAATTCCATTTAA
- a CDS encoding lipoate--protein ligase, translating to MYFIDNKGITDPRINLAIEEYALKTMDVEKDSFLLFYINQPSIIIGRNQNTVEEINTDFVEKNGIIPVRRLSGGGAVYHDLGNLNYSFLTKDDGESFRNFKKFTQPVIDALGKMGVAAELSGRNDILAEGKKISGNAQYSTRGRMFSHGTLMFDTEIDAVVSALKVSKEKIESKGIKSIRSRVTNISDLMENPMTIEQFRSEILASIFGGAENVQYWELTEEDWKNIHKLSEERYQQWDWNYGKSPKFNIKHSHRFPTGGVDVRLEVNKGIIEEVKIYGDFFGVGDMEEVEKLLVGKLYSKQAIEEALEPIDVPKYFGGISKEELVQLIY from the coding sequence ATGTATTTTATTGATAACAAAGGAATAACAGACCCACGAATTAACCTTGCAATTGAAGAGTATGCTTTAAAAACAATGGATGTTGAAAAGGATTCTTTTCTTCTGTTTTACATAAATCAGCCTTCCATTATCATTGGAAGAAATCAAAATACAGTGGAAGAAATTAATACAGACTTTGTAGAGAAAAATGGAATTATACCTGTTCGCAGACTTTCAGGTGGCGGTGCAGTGTATCATGACCTAGGGAATCTAAACTATAGTTTTCTAACAAAAGATGACGGGGAAAGCTTCCGCAATTTTAAAAAATTTACACAACCAGTTATAGATGCACTTGGTAAAATGGGTGTGGCTGCTGAGCTTTCTGGAAGAAATGATATTTTGGCAGAAGGGAAAAAAATATCTGGTAATGCACAATATTCTACGCGTGGAAGAATGTTCAGCCATGGTACTTTAATGTTCGATACAGAGATTGATGCAGTTGTATCAGCGTTAAAGGTGAGTAAAGAAAAAATTGAGTCTAAAGGAATTAAATCAATTCGTAGCCGCGTAACAAACATTTCTGATTTAATGGAAAACCCGATGACAATTGAACAGTTTCGCTCAGAAATTCTTGCCTCTATTTTTGGTGGAGCAGAGAATGTACAATATTGGGAACTTACAGAAGAAGATTGGAAAAACATTCATAAGCTTTCGGAAGAACGTTATCAACAATGGGATTGGAATTACGGTAAATCACCTAAATTTAATATAAAACACTCCCACCGTTTCCCAACTGGAGGAGTCGACGTTCGATTAGAAGTAAATAAAGGTATTATAGAAGAAGTGAAAATCTATGGTGATTTCTTTGGTGTCGGTGATATGGAAGAAGTAGAAAAACTATTAGTCGGTAAACTATATAGTAAACAAGCTATAGAAGAGGCACTTGAACCAATCGACGTTCCAAAGTACTTTGGCGGTATTTCAAAAGAAGAATTAGTACAGCTCATCTATTAA
- a CDS encoding ABC transporter ATP-binding protein, with protein MSILLLEEVTKVYEGKVAHLAINQLSFEVEKGEFLAVMGPSGSGKTTLLNIISTIDRPTSGNILIDGTDPVQLAKNDLSLFRRRQLGFVFQDFNLLPALTVEENMVLPLTLDGQPVEVMKQRVEDIAKHLDLSGILEKRPTEISGGQAQRTAIGRALIHEPGIILADEPTGNLDSKSAKDVLEILTQVNKKSKTTIIMVTHDPIAASYCDRVLFIKDGEYFNEIYKDDRRQTFFQRILNILSLLGGNVNDLSTIRLS; from the coding sequence ATGTCGATATTATTACTGGAAGAAGTGACGAAAGTATATGAAGGAAAGGTAGCCCATCTTGCTATCAATCAATTGAGTTTTGAAGTGGAAAAAGGAGAATTCCTTGCCGTAATGGGCCCTTCTGGTAGTGGGAAAACTACATTGCTGAATATTATCTCTACAATCGACCGTCCAACTTCAGGAAACATTTTAATCGATGGAACAGATCCTGTTCAACTTGCAAAGAATGATTTATCACTATTTAGAAGAAGACAGCTTGGTTTTGTATTTCAAGACTTTAATTTGCTTCCAGCATTAACAGTGGAAGAAAATATGGTTTTACCTTTAACACTTGACGGACAACCTGTTGAAGTGATGAAACAGAGGGTAGAGGATATTGCGAAGCACTTAGATTTATCAGGGATACTAGAAAAAAGACCTACCGAAATTTCCGGAGGACAAGCTCAGAGGACTGCTATTGGACGTGCTCTTATACATGAACCTGGCATCATCCTAGCAGATGAACCGACTGGAAATTTAGATTCAAAATCAGCAAAGGATGTACTTGAAATACTCACACAAGTAAATAAAAAAAGTAAAACAACGATTATCATGGTAACACATGATCCAATAGCAGCAAGTTATTGTGATCGTGTTCTATTTATAAAAGACGGAGAATATTTTAACGAAATATATAAAGATGACCGAAGACAAACATTTTTCCAACGCATATTAAATATTTTGTCTTTATTGGGTGGAAATGTAAATGACCTTTCAACAATTCGCTTATCATAA
- a CDS encoding FixH family protein: MKNILAILALVTLTLVGCSSKDTTHDEGSHNEGTLEEVVVDIQTEETLPVGEEIILSAKVTQGEEAVNDADKVEFEVWESGMRDQSEMLEGTFTKDGVYEANYTFDHDGVYYMFAHTTARGLHVMPKQELKVGNPDMSKVKPDDSDDSMHHE, from the coding sequence ATGAAAAATATTTTAGCTATACTTGCATTAGTAACTTTAACGTTAGTAGGTTGTTCTTCTAAAGATACAACACATGACGAAGGTTCACATAATGAAGGTACTTTAGAAGAGGTTGTAGTAGATATTCAAACAGAAGAGACATTACCTGTTGGAGAGGAAATCATACTTTCAGCAAAAGTTACTCAAGGCGAGGAAGCTGTTAACGATGCGGATAAAGTGGAGTTTGAAGTATGGGAGTCTGGGATGCGCGACCAAAGTGAAATGTTAGAAGGTACTTTCACGAAAGACGGTGTTTACGAAGCTAATTATACTTTTGATCATGATGGTGTCTATTATATGTTTGCCCATACAACAGCACGTGGCCTTCATGTTATGCCGAAACAAGAATTAAAGGTCGGAAATCCTGACATGAGTAAAGTGAAACCAGACGACAGTGATGATTCTATGCATCACGAATAA
- a CDS encoding sensor histidine kinase produces MFRLFMREHLIFLIFQFLLVLFIMLLYWLDGFRNVDTAIYSIVISSILTITFLGTLFVKKYSFYKKILSVPTKIEVVLQKEAQSPEIKQVELYLQHIYRLYQKEVQLLYARQNRHLQFMNSWVHQMKTPISVLELMIQEKEVIDSLSVSEETDRLKRGLEAVLMNARLDTFEEDMQIEQVDLKQLVTQVVTENKRLFIGNHVFPVISIEENCMITTDRKWIHFVIAQFLTNAVKYTFEKNKKVYFETTKKDYKIIFSVRDEGIGIPASDIKRVTKAFFTGENGRKTGESTGMGLYLAQEICNRLGHEMKISTTVGEGTTVSIMFKQQEQEERSENDVDIITGRSDESI; encoded by the coding sequence ATGTTTCGTTTATTTATGCGTGAACATTTAATCTTTCTAATCTTTCAGTTTTTATTAGTATTATTTATTATGCTCTTATATTGGCTAGATGGCTTCCGTAACGTAGATACAGCAATCTATTCAATTGTTATTAGTAGTATATTGACGATCACCTTTTTAGGGACATTATTTGTTAAAAAATATTCTTTTTATAAAAAGATTCTTTCTGTACCAACAAAGATTGAGGTTGTACTCCAAAAAGAAGCCCAATCCCCAGAGATTAAACAGGTGGAATTGTATTTGCAGCATATTTACCGATTGTATCAAAAAGAAGTGCAACTATTATATGCAAGGCAAAATAGGCATTTGCAATTTATGAATAGTTGGGTTCATCAGATGAAAACTCCTATTTCTGTTTTAGAACTTATGATACAGGAAAAAGAAGTGATAGATTCATTAAGTGTGTCGGAAGAAACAGATCGACTAAAAAGAGGGTTAGAGGCTGTTTTAATGAATGCAAGGCTTGATACTTTCGAAGAGGATATGCAAATCGAACAAGTAGATTTAAAACAATTAGTTACGCAAGTTGTGACAGAGAATAAACGCTTATTCATTGGTAATCATGTGTTTCCTGTCATTTCAATTGAGGAAAATTGCATGATTACGACGGATAGAAAATGGATTCATTTTGTTATTGCTCAGTTTTTGACGAACGCAGTGAAGTATACATTTGAGAAAAATAAGAAGGTATATTTTGAAACGACCAAAAAAGACTATAAGATTATATTCTCCGTTAGAGATGAAGGGATTGGAATACCGGCTTCAGATATAAAAAGGGTGACAAAAGCATTTTTTACTGGAGAAAATGGGAGAAAAACAGGCGAATCTACTGGAATGGGCTTATACTTGGCTCAAGAAATTTGCAATCGTTTAGGGCATGAAATGAAAATATCTACTACAGTAGGAGAAGGCACGACTGTCTCTATCATGTTTAAACAGCAGGAACAAGAAGAACGGAGCGAGAATGATGTCGATATTATTACTGGAAGAAGTGACGAAAGTATATGA
- a CDS encoding response regulator transcription factor, with product MIEGDCLLRRIQVTEHRVLVVEDDRKIAALLADTLRKYHYEVHTIQDFDNIIEEFQIFDPHLILLDVNLPSYDGYYWCRQLRQYTTCPIIFVSARSGEMDQVFALENGGDDFITKPFHYEIVLAKIRSHLRRTYGEYAAKQEERIVKVGKLQLFLERMELHTPSEEIPLQKKECTILDLLMRSYPKLVTREKLLEDLWDDQSFVDENTLNVNMTRVRKKLADYKVTSTIETVRGAGYRLIVSPEES from the coding sequence ATGATAGAGGGAGATTGCTTGTTGAGGAGGATTCAAGTGACGGAACATCGTGTTTTAGTAGTAGAGGATGATCGTAAAATCGCTGCATTACTTGCAGATACTTTACGTAAATACCATTATGAGGTACATACCATTCAAGATTTCGACAACATTATCGAGGAGTTTCAAATTTTTGATCCTCATCTTATATTATTAGACGTAAATTTACCTTCATATGATGGGTATTATTGGTGCCGACAGCTTCGCCAATATACAACTTGCCCTATAATTTTTGTTTCCGCAAGATCAGGGGAAATGGATCAGGTGTTTGCACTTGAAAATGGAGGAGATGATTTTATAACGAAACCTTTTCATTATGAAATCGTCCTTGCGAAAATACGTAGTCATTTAAGAAGAACTTATGGTGAATATGCAGCGAAGCAGGAAGAGCGAATTGTAAAAGTAGGAAAGTTGCAGCTATTTTTAGAAAGAATGGAACTGCATACTCCTTCTGAAGAAATACCTTTGCAAAAGAAGGAATGTACGATATTAGATTTGCTTATGAGAAGTTATCCAAAACTTGTAACAAGAGAAAAATTGCTTGAGGATTTATGGGATGACCAATCGTTTGTTGATGAAAACACCTTAAATGTTAATATGACTCGAGTTCGGAAAAAGCTTGCTGATTACAAGGTAACATCGACAATTGAAACGGTTCGAGGAGCGGGCTATCGATTGATAGTAAGTCCGGAGGAATCTTAA
- a CDS encoding YncE family protein, giving the protein MRKIIGLFFLCGMLSACSDKTFPPIDSSTDFVASLNTLEPSIQFISKNLELIETWELDKPYTGFSHVSDDYIFLYGYTLEEAELFQISTGKLIATYPVHEGATFAYAVKETIYVANGKENTVTSYDVKGNEIAKADTGRYPMSMIADHNNLYVINFKDTILSVYNINDLKLVTTWEIPTSSHGLHLVDNELWVGGHGAGSQANKVISKYNIQSGELQGEMEAPMMPIDFADASDGFVYAVSHGNNYVYKFTKGGELVSSIKVGANPFSITSFGESLVVAGYDDHQVYFLQNGEVIKKVSVGKGPFQLIKREASK; this is encoded by the coding sequence TTGAGAAAAATAATCGGTTTATTCTTTTTATGTGGAATGCTGTCAGCCTGTTCGGATAAAACATTTCCACCCATTGATTCGTCTACGGATTTTGTAGCAAGCTTAAACACATTGGAGCCATCCATTCAATTTATTTCAAAAAATCTAGAATTAATAGAAACTTGGGAGTTGGATAAGCCATATACGGGATTTTCACATGTCTCAGATGATTACATATTTTTGTATGGTTACACATTAGAAGAAGCAGAACTTTTTCAAATTTCTACGGGAAAACTTATTGCAACTTACCCTGTCCATGAAGGAGCTACCTTTGCATATGCAGTTAAAGAAACTATATATGTTGCAAATGGGAAGGAAAATACGGTTACTTCATATGATGTAAAAGGGAATGAAATTGCTAAAGCTGATACTGGTCGATATCCGATGTCGATGATTGCAGATCATAACAATTTGTACGTTATTAATTTCAAAGACACGATATTGTCTGTCTACAATATAAATGATTTAAAATTAGTTACTACTTGGGAAATACCTACATCCTCCCACGGTCTACATTTGGTTGATAACGAGCTTTGGGTTGGTGGACATGGTGCAGGAAGCCAGGCAAATAAAGTTATTAGCAAGTACAATATACAGAGCGGAGAACTGCAGGGAGAAATGGAAGCACCAATGATGCCTATAGATTTTGCGGATGCGTCTGATGGATTCGTTTATGCTGTTAGTCATGGTAATAATTATGTTTATAAATTCACTAAAGGAGGAGAACTGGTTTCTTCTATTAAAGTTGGAGCCAATCCTTTCTCCATTACTTCTTTTGGCGAAAGCCTTGTAGTAGCAGGTTATGACGATCATCAAGTTTACTTCTTACAAAATGGAGAAGTAATAAAGAAGGTATCAGTTGGTAAAGGGCCTTTTCAACTGATTAAGAGGGAGGCAAGTAAATGA
- a CDS encoding YhgE/Pip domain-containing protein: MIKAEWKAIFKNRKVLVSIIAVLFIPVLYAGMFLWAFWDPYAKLSDLPVAIINSDEGVDYNGTKLALGETLTDKLIDSEQFNFESVSKKEAEQGLLDQDYYLLIEIPSNFSQHATTLLEEQPEKMVITYKANEGYNFLASQIGNTAMEQIRAQVNEEVTTTYAEQLFSSINKLGDGFAEASDGAGQLKDGASELNDGASDLKGYLEQLASSTIELRDGTTTVNSGIQTAAEGSTQLNTGLSQLSDGSTQLADGASQAATGAGSLQTGIQQYTEGVAKLNESYQLLSEKDKTLLASLAQLQNSSANLNDSATQLAQGSTNVTAGIQALSKQLEQLSAALPEEQSTALKESLKQLETGSSTVSAGLEKLTSGTAALESGTAKVHDGAEQLSAGYSQAQQGISKLNDSSSALVEGSTSLSTGTSTLAAKMKELQSGIQQAYTGSNSLVSGLNQLAAGSTQLQTGTGTLAEKSGELAAGSTKLADGTKALVDGTNTLQSSLKDASKEAGDVSATDDTFNMVAAPVEVKTEEVNAVPNYGTGFTPYFLSLGLFVGALLISIVFPFVQPAITPSSGAKWFTSKVTVLAAVGIIQSLIVVIIALFALKLETQSIGMFILTAIITSFTFLAMIQLFVTVFSDPGRFLAIIVLILQLTTSAGTFPLELLPEPLQFFNKLLPMTYSVQAFKASISSGDVSQIWFNNSVLIGFMVACLALTFGYFMLLFSKRHSKQTAEA, encoded by the coding sequence ATGATAAAAGCAGAATGGAAAGCAATCTTTAAAAACCGGAAAGTATTGGTTTCAATTATTGCGGTGTTATTTATACCAGTTTTGTATGCGGGCATGTTTTTATGGGCATTTTGGGATCCTTATGCAAAATTGAGCGATCTACCAGTTGCTATTATCAATAGCGATGAAGGGGTAGATTATAACGGGACGAAACTGGCTCTAGGAGAAACATTAACGGATAAACTGATAGATAGTGAACAGTTTAATTTTGAATCTGTCTCCAAGAAGGAAGCAGAACAAGGATTATTAGATCAAGATTATTATTTACTAATTGAAATACCAAGTAATTTTTCACAGCATGCAACAACATTATTAGAGGAACAACCAGAAAAAATGGTTATTACGTATAAAGCGAATGAAGGATATAACTTTTTAGCATCACAAATTGGGAACACTGCAATGGAACAAATTCGTGCACAAGTGAATGAAGAAGTTACGACTACTTATGCGGAACAACTATTTTCTTCTATAAACAAACTTGGTGATGGATTCGCTGAAGCATCAGACGGAGCAGGTCAATTAAAAGACGGTGCATCTGAACTTAACGATGGAGCAAGTGATTTAAAAGGTTATTTAGAGCAACTTGCAAGCAGTACAATAGAGCTTCGTGATGGAACTACTACAGTTAATTCAGGAATACAAACTGCTGCCGAAGGTTCTACCCAATTAAATACTGGTCTCTCTCAATTGTCTGATGGCTCAACACAACTTGCAGATGGGGCAAGTCAAGCCGCAACAGGAGCTGGGTCATTACAAACAGGTATTCAGCAGTACACAGAAGGAGTAGCAAAGCTAAATGAAAGTTATCAATTATTAAGTGAGAAAGACAAAACTTTGTTAGCATCATTAGCCCAACTACAAAATAGTTCTGCAAATTTAAATGATAGTGCTACCCAATTAGCACAAGGGTCGACAAATGTAACAGCTGGGATACAAGCATTATCCAAACAACTGGAACAACTAAGTGCCGCATTACCAGAAGAACAGTCAACTGCATTAAAGGAATCACTGAAACAGCTGGAGACTGGTAGTTCAACTGTATCAGCAGGGTTAGAAAAATTAACTAGTGGTACAGCCGCTTTGGAGAGTGGAACAGCTAAAGTGCATGATGGAGCTGAACAACTAAGTGCTGGTTATTCACAGGCACAACAAGGTATATCAAAACTAAATGATTCTTCTTCTGCATTAGTAGAAGGCTCAACTAGTCTATCCACAGGTACAAGTACGTTAGCAGCAAAAATGAAAGAGCTTCAATCCGGAATACAACAAGCTTATACTGGTTCAAATAGTTTGGTTAGTGGCTTAAATCAATTAGCAGCTGGGTCCACACAACTACAAACTGGAACCGGAACACTTGCAGAAAAATCTGGTGAACTAGCAGCTGGTTCTACAAAACTAGCAGATGGAACAAAAGCTTTGGTCGATGGTACAAATACACTGCAATCTAGCCTTAAAGACGCTAGTAAAGAAGCGGGAGACGTAAGTGCCACAGATGATACATTCAATATGGTTGCCGCTCCTGTTGAAGTAAAAACAGAAGAAGTGAATGCAGTTCCAAACTATGGAACAGGATTTACACCATATTTCTTATCACTTGGTTTATTTGTTGGTGCGTTACTAATCTCCATTGTATTCCCATTCGTACAACCTGCTATTACGCCTTCTAGTGGAGCGAAATGGTTTACAAGTAAGGTTACCGTTCTTGCCGCTGTTGGAATTATCCAATCGCTTATTGTTGTTATAATTGCATTATTTGCATTAAAACTAGAAACTCAAAGCATAGGGATGTTCATTTTAACTGCAATCATCACTAGCTTTACTTTCTTAGCAATGATTCAATTGTTCGTGACTGTATTCAGTGATCCGGGAAGATTTTTAGCGATAATTGTGTTAATTCTTCAGTTAACAACTAGCGCTGGAACATTCCCATTAGAGTTACTTCCTGAGCCATTACAATTTTTCAACAAATTATTACCAATGACTTATTCAGTTCAAGCATTTAAAGCGTCTATTTCTTCAGGCGATGTTAGTCAAATTTGGTTTAATAATAGTGTGTTAATTGGTTTCATGGTTGCTTGCTTGGCATTAACATTTGGTTATTTCATGTTATTGTTTTCAAAACGACACTCCAAACAAACAGCTGAAGCATAA